The genomic stretch CCAGCTCTTAGATTTGCTGCTGTTAGAACTTTGAATAAAGTTGCAATGACACATCCAGCAGCAGTTACAGCATGTAATTTGGATTTAGAAAACTTAATCACAGATTCCAATAGATCAATTGCTACTTTAGCTATTACAACACTTTTAAAAACTGGAGCAGAAAGTTCTGTAGATCGTTTGATGAAACAGATTGCTACTTTTGTATCAGAAATTTCAGATGAATTTAAAGTTGTTGTCGTACAAGCGATAAGGTACacttcattattaaatttttattgataatattataatctctaatcagataattttattttctattttgttacAGAGCTTTGTGTCAAAAGTTCCCACGCAAGCATACGGTTTTAATGAATTTCCTTTCTGCTATGTTAAGAGATGAAGGTGGCCTCGAATACAAAGCAGCTATAGCCGATACTATAATAGCTGTTATGGAAGGAAATGCTGAAGCCAAAGAGGCAGGCTTAGCACACCTGTGTGAATTTATAGAAGATTGTGAACACATTTCTCTTGCAGTACGTATATTGCATCTGTTGGGACAAGAAGGACCGACATCCAAACAACCATCGAGATACATTCGTTTTATCTATAATCGTGTCATTCTTGAAAGTGCAAGTGTACGTGCAGCGGCTGTAACAGCTTTAGCCCGTTTTGCTGCAGCATGCCCACCTCTTCTTCCAAATGTTCTTGTACTTTTATCTCGTTGTCAATTAGATTCCGACGATGAAGTTCGAGATCGCGCAGCATACTATTGTACGATTTTACAAGAACAAAATGATCCAACAGTATTGCCATTGATACagcctcctcttttttccataCCTAGTTTGGAAAGAGCTTTacgaaattatatgaaaacgCCTATGGAAGAACCGTTTGATGTTTCCCaggtaattctttttttttttttatttttttttttattttatacacgtaaatcttattaaattatcgtaCAGGTACCACCAGCACAAACTATAGAGGAACCGACACAAGTAGAAATACATACTACTATAAAGTCACAACCGCGCTTAACAAGGGAAGAGAGcttcatagaaaaattatcacaAATACCACAAATAGCGAATATTATCAGAGGATCTTCCCTTCTGAAATCTTCTACTGTATTTGAATTAACTGAATCTGAAACAGAATATAACGTGAAATGTATCAAACACACATTCGCGGAACATCTCATTTTGCAATTCGATTGTATAAATACACTTTCTGATCAATTTTTGGAAGACGTTAGAGTGGCTATCGAAGCAACCGAAGGGTAAGatgcatattatttttatttcaggtAACtctattgaatatatattaataatatatatatatatatttttttttttttttagttacaCCGTTCTATGTGAAGTACCTTGTCTACGTTTGTCGTATAACGAACCAGGAACAACTTACACAGTATTAACTTATCCAGAAGATGTACATGTTAGTGTTGCGACCATGCCTACGACTCTTCGTTTTATGGCACGTGATTGTGATCCTACGACAGGAGTTCCAGACACTGATCAGGGTTATTGCGACGAATACATggtattataatcattaatagtTTAATATGATCGATCCTATAAATGTTTGTATTATCTTTGTAATTGTACCCGTTTTAAATTTAGCTGGAAGATTTGGAAATTACAATAGCCGATCAAATTCGAGGGGTAGGAACTAGGGGAGTAGATTTTGGTGCACTTTGGGATGCATCTGCTGCCAAAGGATATGCTAAATTGGAAGAAACTTTTGCTTTGGGAGCTACAGTGACAAGTTTAGAAGGAGCAATACAAAGTCTTACAGGATTTTTGGGATTAGATGCGGTA from Vespa velutina chromosome 21, iVesVel2.1, whole genome shotgun sequence encodes the following:
- the LOC124956402 gene encoding coatomer subunit gamma, giving the protein MNAFKRDKKEEEEGGGNPFQNLEKTTVLQEARTFNDTPVNPKKCAHILTKILYLLNQGEQLGTTEATEAFFAMTKLFQSRDIVLRRLVYLGIKELSSLAEDVIIVTSSLTKDMTGKEDLYRAAAIRALCTITDGGMLAAIERYMKQAIVDRSPAVSSAALVSSLHLTSVSSDVARRWAYEAQEALNSTNVMVQYHALGVLYQARKTDKLAVIKLVAKLMRTSPKSPYAGCMLIRMACKLLDDMEEGEDLLGYIEACLRHKSEIIVYEAAHALVNLGRSGLKEIGPAISVLQLFCGSPKPALRFAAVRTLNKVAMTHPAAVTACNLDLENLITDSNRSIATLAITTLLKTGAESSVDRLMKQIATFVSEISDEFKVVVVQAIRALCQKFPRKHTVLMNFLSAMLRDEGGLEYKAAIADTIIAVMEGNAEAKEAGLAHLCEFIEDCEHISLAVRILHLLGQEGPTSKQPSRYIRFIYNRVILESASVRAAAVTALARFAAACPPLLPNVLVLLSRCQLDSDDEVRDRAAYYCTILQEQNDPTVLPLIQPPLFSIPSLERALRNYMKTPMEEPFDVSQVPPAQTIEEPTQVEIHTTIKSQPRLTREESFIEKLSQIPQIANIIRGSSLLKSSTVFELTESETEYNVKCIKHTFAEHLILQFDCINTLSDQFLEDVRVAIEATEGYTVLCEVPCLRLSYNEPGTTYTVLTYPEDVHVSVATMPTTLRFMARDCDPTTGVPDTDQGYCDEYMLEDLEITIADQIRGVGTRGVDFGALWDASAAKGYAKLEETFALGATVTSLEGAIQSLTGFLGLDAVERSDRIHPGSASHNLLLSGVFRGGKEVLARARLALSDNQVTMQLSVLCPDPDVAELILSAVG